One genomic segment of Ipomoea triloba cultivar NCNSP0323 chromosome 9, ASM357664v1 includes these proteins:
- the LOC116028338 gene encoding pentatricopeptide repeat-containing protein At2g15630, mitochondrial isoform X2 — MRIRHSIPLRKLDRPELLQVIRHFSSRNLITTAEPTTSPAITGEALRECVISSQWQFIKQVVPELTPTLVSSTLSNLRSSPGHVLEFIQKLSPKCLDIDCYCLAISILSRLPSPHQAMQLLKQVVNSRTATQREIFDGLMSAREKLEIKSTISLDFLVRVHCELKKCDEALKCFYLMIEKRILPKVETCNALLSLFSNLNRIQSVWDVFGQMYRLGINSNLCTFNIMINVLCKEGNLKKARKFVEQMEALGFKPNLITFNTLINGHCQRGDLKGASKLLEAMEAKGVKPDSYTYNSLITGLTKEGKVERASVLIKKMDESGIVPTAVTYNTMINVYCNKGDLERAFASKDGMVRRGIMPTATTYNLLIQGLILEGTVAEADDLMKEMRGKGVAPDVITYNTLINGHSRAGNAKKALSVHDEMLSGGIEPTLVTYTSLIYVLGKRNRMGEADDLFAKMIKRGILPDLIMFNALIDGHCANGNVERALFLLKEMDRMNVTPDEVTYNTLMHRYCREGKVEEACKLLDEMKGRGIKPDHISYNTLISGYSRRGDMEDAFRVRDVMLGLGFSPTLLTYNALIQGLCKTKQGIGDVNAFLGKQDPL; from the exons ATGAGAATCCGCCATTCTATTCCACTCAGAAAGCTCGATAGGCCTGAGCTTTTACAGGTTATCAGGCACTTCTCATCACGTAATCTTATTACAACCGCGGAGCCCACAACCTCCCCTGCAATCACAGGCGAGGCTCTGCGGGAATGTGTGATTTCTTCTCAGTGGCAATTCATCAAACAGGTTGTGCCCGAACTTACGCCCACCTTGGTCTCCTCCACCCTCTCAAATCTCCGTTCATCACCAGGCCACGTTCTCGAATTCATTCAAAAGCTCAGCCCCAAGTGTCTCGATATCGACTGCTATTGCCTCGCCATTTCAATACTCTCTCGCCTTCCATCACCACATCAAGCAATGCAGCTACTCAAGCAAGTAGTCAACTCTCGCACTGCGACGCAAAGAGAGATTTTTGATGGGTTAATGAGTGCTCGAGAGAAGTTGGAGATAAAGAGCACGATATCTTTGGATTTTCTAGTGCGGGTGCATTGTGAATTGAAGAAATGCGACGAGGCGTTGAAGTGCTTCTACTTGATGATAGAGAAGAGGATTTTGCCCAAGGTTGAGACTTGTAATGCATTATTGAGTTTGTTTTCCAATTTGAATAGGATTCAATCAGTGTGGGATGTGTTTGGTCAGATGTATAGGTTGGGGATTAATTCAAATCTCTGTACATTTAACATAATGATCAATGTGTTGTGCAAAGAAGGGAACTTGAAGAAGGCTAGGAAGTTTGTTGAACAGATGGAGGCTTTAGGATTCAAGCCAAATCTGATAACTTTTAATACTTTGATAAATGGGCATTGTCAGAGGGGTGATCTCAAAGGAGCAAGCAAACTTTTGGAGGCAATGGAAGCTAAAGGGGTTAAACCAGATTCCTATACATACAATTCTCTGATCACTGGGTTGACAAAGGAGGGGAAGGTTGAGAGGGCTTCTGTTCTTATCAAGAAAATGGATGAATCTGGCATTGTCCCAACAGCCGTGACTTACAATACTATGATTAATGTATACTGCAATAAAGGGGATCTAGAAAGGGCGTTTGCTAGTAAGGATGGTATGGTTAGGAGGGGTATAATGCCTACTGCAACTACCTATAACTTGTTGATTCAAGGTTTGATTCTTGAAGGGACGGTAGCAGAAGCTGATGATTTAATGAAAGAGATGAGAGGAAAAGGGGTGGCTCCTGATGTTATTACATATAATACATTGATCAACGGCCATTCCAGGGCAGGGAATGCAAAAAAGGCTTTAAGTGTCCATGATGAAATGTTGAGCGGAGGTATTGAACCTACACTTGTTACTTACACTTCACTTATTTATGTCTTGGGCAAGAGGAATAGAATGGGGGAGGCAGATGATTTGTTTGCGAAGATGATAAAGAGAGGAATTTTGCCGGATCTTATAATGTTCAATGCGTTGATTGATGGCCACTGTGCTAATGGAAATGTGGAGCGTGCACTTTTTCTTTTGAAGGAGATGGATAGGATGAATGTTACTCCTGATGAAGTTACCTACAATACTTTAATGCATAGGTATTGTAGGGAGGGTAAAGTTGAAGAAGCTTGTAAACTTCTTGATGAGATGAAAGGCCGAGGAATCAAACCTGATCACATTAGTTATAACACTCTAATCAGTGGGTACAGTAGGAGAGGTGATATGGAGGATGCATTTAGAGTACGAGATGTGATGCTAGGTTTAGGATTTAGCCCCACCCTTCTCACCTACAATGCACTTATACAAGGCTTATGCAAAACCAAGCAAG gGATTGGGGATGTTAATGCTTTCTTGGGGAAACAAGATCCATTATGA
- the LOC116028338 gene encoding pentatricopeptide repeat-containing protein At2g15630, mitochondrial isoform X1 produces the protein MRIRHSIPLRKLDRPELLQVIRHFSSRNLITTAEPTTSPAITGEALRECVISSQWQFIKQVVPELTPTLVSSTLSNLRSSPGHVLEFIQKLSPKCLDIDCYCLAISILSRLPSPHQAMQLLKQVVNSRTATQREIFDGLMSAREKLEIKSTISLDFLVRVHCELKKCDEALKCFYLMIEKRILPKVETCNALLSLFSNLNRIQSVWDVFGQMYRLGINSNLCTFNIMINVLCKEGNLKKARKFVEQMEALGFKPNLITFNTLINGHCQRGDLKGASKLLEAMEAKGVKPDSYTYNSLITGLTKEGKVERASVLIKKMDESGIVPTAVTYNTMINVYCNKGDLERAFASKDGMVRRGIMPTATTYNLLIQGLILEGTVAEADDLMKEMRGKGVAPDVITYNTLINGHSRAGNAKKALSVHDEMLSGGIEPTLVTYTSLIYVLGKRNRMGEADDLFAKMIKRGILPDLIMFNALIDGHCANGNVERALFLLKEMDRMNVTPDEVTYNTLMHRYCREGKVEEACKLLDEMKGRGIKPDHISYNTLISGYSRRGDMEDAFRVRDVMLGLGFSPTLLTYNALIQGLCKTKQGNAAEELLKEMVSKGITPDDNTYLSLIEGIGDVNAFLGKQDPL, from the coding sequence ATGAGAATCCGCCATTCTATTCCACTCAGAAAGCTCGATAGGCCTGAGCTTTTACAGGTTATCAGGCACTTCTCATCACGTAATCTTATTACAACCGCGGAGCCCACAACCTCCCCTGCAATCACAGGCGAGGCTCTGCGGGAATGTGTGATTTCTTCTCAGTGGCAATTCATCAAACAGGTTGTGCCCGAACTTACGCCCACCTTGGTCTCCTCCACCCTCTCAAATCTCCGTTCATCACCAGGCCACGTTCTCGAATTCATTCAAAAGCTCAGCCCCAAGTGTCTCGATATCGACTGCTATTGCCTCGCCATTTCAATACTCTCTCGCCTTCCATCACCACATCAAGCAATGCAGCTACTCAAGCAAGTAGTCAACTCTCGCACTGCGACGCAAAGAGAGATTTTTGATGGGTTAATGAGTGCTCGAGAGAAGTTGGAGATAAAGAGCACGATATCTTTGGATTTTCTAGTGCGGGTGCATTGTGAATTGAAGAAATGCGACGAGGCGTTGAAGTGCTTCTACTTGATGATAGAGAAGAGGATTTTGCCCAAGGTTGAGACTTGTAATGCATTATTGAGTTTGTTTTCCAATTTGAATAGGATTCAATCAGTGTGGGATGTGTTTGGTCAGATGTATAGGTTGGGGATTAATTCAAATCTCTGTACATTTAACATAATGATCAATGTGTTGTGCAAAGAAGGGAACTTGAAGAAGGCTAGGAAGTTTGTTGAACAGATGGAGGCTTTAGGATTCAAGCCAAATCTGATAACTTTTAATACTTTGATAAATGGGCATTGTCAGAGGGGTGATCTCAAAGGAGCAAGCAAACTTTTGGAGGCAATGGAAGCTAAAGGGGTTAAACCAGATTCCTATACATACAATTCTCTGATCACTGGGTTGACAAAGGAGGGGAAGGTTGAGAGGGCTTCTGTTCTTATCAAGAAAATGGATGAATCTGGCATTGTCCCAACAGCCGTGACTTACAATACTATGATTAATGTATACTGCAATAAAGGGGATCTAGAAAGGGCGTTTGCTAGTAAGGATGGTATGGTTAGGAGGGGTATAATGCCTACTGCAACTACCTATAACTTGTTGATTCAAGGTTTGATTCTTGAAGGGACGGTAGCAGAAGCTGATGATTTAATGAAAGAGATGAGAGGAAAAGGGGTGGCTCCTGATGTTATTACATATAATACATTGATCAACGGCCATTCCAGGGCAGGGAATGCAAAAAAGGCTTTAAGTGTCCATGATGAAATGTTGAGCGGAGGTATTGAACCTACACTTGTTACTTACACTTCACTTATTTATGTCTTGGGCAAGAGGAATAGAATGGGGGAGGCAGATGATTTGTTTGCGAAGATGATAAAGAGAGGAATTTTGCCGGATCTTATAATGTTCAATGCGTTGATTGATGGCCACTGTGCTAATGGAAATGTGGAGCGTGCACTTTTTCTTTTGAAGGAGATGGATAGGATGAATGTTACTCCTGATGAAGTTACCTACAATACTTTAATGCATAGGTATTGTAGGGAGGGTAAAGTTGAAGAAGCTTGTAAACTTCTTGATGAGATGAAAGGCCGAGGAATCAAACCTGATCACATTAGTTATAACACTCTAATCAGTGGGTACAGTAGGAGAGGTGATATGGAGGATGCATTTAGAGTACGAGATGTGATGCTAGGTTTAGGATTTAGCCCCACCCTTCTCACCTACAATGCACTTATACAAGGCTTATGCAAAACCAAGCAAGGTAATGCTGCTGAGGAACTTCTCAAAGAAATGGTTAGTAAAGGCATTACTCCTGATGACAATACatatctttctttaattgaaggGATTGGGGATGTTAATGCTTTCTTGGGGAAACAAGATCCATTATGA